TTTAAACTTTTTGAAgcataaaaaacaatatatttctaaattaataCTAAATTTATAGAAACGTAGTATGAAACAGGAGCCCTTTATAGTTTATAATTTAGTTATaatcttttttataaatttctgcCGCTGCATCGTTTACACTTTTTGATGCATAACAAATAATTTCAATCTATTAGGACTAttgacatttatatttttaaattaaaactaaatttatagAAAAGTAGAACGAAAGagaagtttttaaagtttaaaagacCATTGGGACCATTGAcatttatatttctaaattaataccaaaattatagaaaagtataattcataatttataaattgtatctaatctctttaaaaagaaaactctgCCGCTGCATCGTTTACACTTTTTGTGATATGAGCATTatccatttaatttgattttaatttttattcctCCAGAATGCTGCGAATCGGAGGAGCAGGTGCAGGACATGGGTCAGCTGTACCAGATCTTCCCTGACGAGGTCCTTGGATCCGGGCAATTTGGCGTGGTCTACGGTGGAGTGCACAAAAAGACGCAGCGCGAGGTGGCCATCAAGGTGATCGACAAGCTGCGCTTCCCCACCAAACAGGAGGCGCAGCTGAAGAACGAGGTGGCCATCCTGCAGAACATCTCGCACTTCGGAGTCGTCAATCTCGAGAGGATGTTCGAGACCCCTGAGCGGATTTTCGTGGTGATGGAGAAGCTCAAGGGCGACATGCTGGAGATGATTCTGTCGCATGCGAGGGGTCGGCTGAGCGAACGGGTGACCAAGTTCCTGATCACCCAGATCCTGATCGCCCTCAAGTACCTGCACTCGCAAAATATCGTCCACTGCGATCTGAAGCCCGAGAATGTCCTGCTCTCCTCGGACGCCGAGTTCCCGCAGGTGAAGCTCTGTGACTTTGGCTACGCTCGGATTATCGGAGAGAAGTCTTTTCGGCGTTCCGTGGTCGGCACCCCGGCCTATCTTGCTCCGGAGGTGCTCCGGAATAAGGGCTACAACAGATCGCTGGACATGTGGAGCGTGGGCGTCATCATCTATGTGAGCCTGAGCGGCACGTTTCCCTTcaacgaggaggaggataTCAACGACCAGATTCAGAATGCCGCCTTCATGTATCCTCCCAATCCGTGGAAGGAGATCTCCTCAAATGGTGAGTTTTAACTTGAAATAAGAGGTAATCAGGGTTAAAAACTGTTATATCAAGGCAAAGCGGATTGGTTATAGTCTTTTAGAAAGttacaatttcttttttttattttaaatagatttcAGAACTAAtccaaatttcaatatttcaaaCCCATATAAAATTTACCAACaaattaatgtattttttaacaatgtatttagggtgttcaattgcgttgcaaacgttgtaaagtgtaaaagtgtaaggcagttccaacaacaatttctatacaaacaaattttcaaaagtaggcctttaaaactattttgtatagaaattgttgttggaattaatatacacttttacactttacaaagtttgcaacgcaattgaacaccctaattaACTACTAAACTAAAATAcatgaatttaattaattcattttcaaTAGATTTCAgagcaaatacaaattttaatattttaaatcctataaaatttaattttttttataattgattttggttttttaccAACGAATTgatgtattttttaacaatattaaaactaCTAAACTATCATAATAAGAGATTTAAGTAAAAGTTTCTCGGGAAAGACCTAAGAACTAAAAGTTCTTATTCATTTAGAATTGTATTAGGGACTTCTGAATTCtcttgataatattttttcgaacTATCTTATTTTCTCACTTACCTATTTTCCCCTGTCTTCCTACAGCCATCGACCTGATCAACAACCTGCTGCAGGTGAAGCAGCGCAAGCGGTACACGGTGGACAAGAGTCTGCTGCACTACTGGCTGCAGGACAAGCAGACGTACCGCGACCTTAGGACCCTGGAGACCCAGGTGGGCGGCGGTCGGTACTTGACCCATGAGGCAGACGACCTACGCTGGGATTGTGCGGGAGACATGTGACCTGGCTTCGAGCCCGAAGCGATCCTCGAGAGCACCACCGAGATAATGAACTGCTCCACCACCGCCACCGAGAGCTATCGTCCATCCCCTGCGGACTGCGCCGGATGCCATCGGCTGTCGGACTGCGGGAACTCGCCCAAATCGGAGGCGATGAGCGACAAGGCCCTGAAATGGATGCGGTTCCATCTCTGCCGGCACATCAAATAGCAGTACAACCCTATTGCCTAGCCCATAAGTTTATCCTATCTCCTCTAACTCGCTTTTCGATAAACGCTAAACAAGTGAATTGTTCTATTCTAACTTACCAACTCTGTGTGCTAAATTTTTCTCTAGAATCAAAATTAGTCGATAGCTTTAATTCGTTAACCACCTAAAGGCAACTCTTATGAATAACACTACACGAATACTTAATAACTATATACAAAAACCCAGAAGTAGCTGTGAAGCTAAGGTCCAGCTTAGAACCAATGGCCATATAAGGTACACAAAAAACACCAACCAAACGATTGGCAGAGAAAATATAGCAGAATAAATAACGCTGGACAATTAAGAGGTGCATTTGACTCTCTTTATTTACAAAAGTGGAAAGAAAAATAGGTaagaataatatatattttttgggatAACATTTTTTGGGTTATTGCTTTCggtaatttttgtaattcggGTACGAAAATGGTATTGTATTTGATCATTAATATACAATGTctagttacattttattccaCATTTTTTAGACTctaaaaaaaactcaaatggtgcatagcattttaaattaatatttgaacCTGTACTGCAAATCTTAATAgggaacttaaattaaaaataaaatatttgtttagacTCTATAGTTTTAAGAGGTATTTGTATTACCATGGCTGTTTATATTGTCACCCACATTGCATGGTCTCATCTTAATGTGCACCACTGTATCACAAATCAGTGGCCTGCGACGGCTGACACCTTTCTCGAAAGACTTTATCCGCACTTTCCAGCAGTTCTTCAACAGCGAACCAGCAGACAAgatgttttattttgtgtttaatttTCTCATTCTGGTAATTCTGTCCAGGATTAGTCAGCAGGGAGATGACTTTACAACGCCCAGTTCGGCATGGTTGGAATATCAGCGAGAAAGGTTTGGAATTAATAATCCTGCGTTGGTCAGCTCTACGAAGGCACCCACCCCAAGTGTGGTAGTGGTGACCCCAAAAGTTGAGACCACGTCCAGGAAACATTCCTCCACTCCACCTGAAAATGCAAGTCAGGAATCGGGGGAGGAGGAGACCACAGAGCAGCCATCGGATGATGAGGGACTGGAGACGCCCAGTATTCagggattttttaaattccttaAAACCATGCAGAACACCTGGATCAAGAAATCGGCTCTGACTTTTGGGAAGAAGATAAAGCTGCTACAGAACTTACGCGACAATCTCATGAGACTAATAGGTAAAAGTggttcaaaaatttttaattcggactgaaaaagtaaaaaaaagaatagcaACTTCTTAATAAGATTTGTAAAGTTTTGTTGCTgtacaaaacaaaaccaatttaaatttattttatttaagaacttttttgatttattttatcgTGATCTGTTCCTTCTTAAATTTTTCCAAACAGAGCAACAGTTCGCGGTTCTTTGGCAGCCACCAGAGCGAAAAAGGCGTCGTCGGCGTGGTTTACTTGATGATTCAGATATAGATTTTCCGCCTGAGGCGGCAATCATGAGCATCAACTTCTTGACATTCGCCGTTTTTCTCATCAAACTGGTCATGGTAGGTTGCCCTCCCCATGATTTACTCCTTTGaaataactaaattaaattttacaattgcAGCAAGTGGTGAAGATAGTCAAAAGCAAACACTATTCACTTTCCGGTTTCACCTTTACACCGGAAACTGTCAGACGTCCATAAAGTATTTCAATGGGTTAAGAATTAAAAGTTGTTTAAGAAAATGaatctatatttttagttcagaaaataaactttcttaaaatatttaaaataaaaaaaaatttttcttttaatttaacagTCTATTTATGcatgaatttgtttttatgccATAATACCGTTGACCGTTgttggaaaatttaaaattagattaaattaTCGATGCTTATCGATTAACATTGTTATCATTTGTGATTTTTCATAGCTCTTAGCTTTTGTCTGCGTGAAGTCAGCTGTTTCATTTTTCCTACACGTGCAGCATTTGAAttgttattagttttcaaataactcgataaatatatgaataaatcACTATAAGCATGGCGGATGAAATACAAATAGACACGGTGTGCGATCACCAAAGGGACGAGCATCTGCCCACCATGAGTAAGCTATGAAACCACTCGATTTACCAGAGAAATAACACTGAACTTCATCCACAGTGAAATTCCAGAATGGAACCCTTTTGGGCACCGGAGACTTTTGCGTCGTCGAGGGCACCACGGATCGCAAGAAGCGGGCTATGGTGGAGGCCGGCCAGCAGGTGTACACGGGTGACCTGCAGGATAGCCAGGAATACGATACCTACATCTGTCTGCGCAACAAGACCACCAACAAAGTTCAAATTGTGCCCGTGCAACAGGCACTGATGTCCAATCACATTTACAAGCAGCTGGAGCGCAAGGGTCAAAGGGCACCCATGCTGAGCAAGGAGCACGCCAGCAAGAAGCTGCTCAAGGAGTTCGGCGGACGCAAGGCCTCGCGATTCGTGGACAACCGCGAACAGATGAAGGTCAATGTGGAGGTGGTGCGTCAGGATCTTGACGAGACGGTGAAATTATCAACGACGCTCAACGGAGACGAAGAGGACGACTCGCTGGCGGATGTGAGCGTCAGCAACGAGGAGTACCTGGCCAGCATTGTGCCCAAGTTCGACAAGGAGGCCACCGAGCTGGATGGTGTCTACGATGTGAAGCATTTGATGCCGAGCGGTCTGCTCGAAAGGCTGGACGAGGAGGCCAAGGTGGTGTTCTCCACGCCAGCCCAGGATCTCCCGTAAGTTTATGGTTTAaccaacaataaaataaagcttAACAAACCCCTTCATTTCAGCATCAAATCGGAATACCTCAAGACTTGCTTAGCACGCATTCAAGAGAAGGCGGTGCCCTCCAAGCAGGACTTCCTGCACATCAAGCTCATCATCTACATGGACGCCCTGCAGTCGCTGATTGCCCTTCGTTCGCGGCAAATGCAGAGGGCCGAGCTTTCGGGGATCACGGAGAAGATCGAGAATGACATACGCCATCGTTTTGCGGATCCCAATGTGGCCAAGCGGGGCACTCGCACCAATTTCAGCAGTGAAAAGGCCCTGACGCACttcattgtgatggccctgcTCATCAGCGAGAAGTACGAGGTGGACATTAATGTCCTGTCCCGCGCTTTGGCCACCAGCAAGGATCGAATCAAGCAGTACGCCCATATTGTGAACGCCCTGCCCAAATCCCGCTCGGACATCCTGAGCCTGCGCCTGCCCAGCAAGGTGCCGGCACTGAAGTTGGCCCGTCGCTTCCAGCGCAAAAAGTAGGGGGAGTATCTTCAAGGACACCACGCCCGCCATCGATTAAACAAACCCGGCGGCGGGtcaataaagtttattttagccagaTGCACTGGGTATTATTTTGGGCAGCTTTAACTCACTGAAATAtggtattaatttaaaagaaattaagtCTTTATGGTAACAAGGCAAAGGATAGTATTACTTTCACTATTCGGAGCACTTTCTTAAAGAAAGTAGagccttattattatttattattattttacctATTAGAGAGCGTAAAATGCTAGAAATAGCAACCATAATCGAGAGAACATTCTTTCCTTAACTATTTTAATCGATTTTAAACCAGAGGccgtaaataattattttaaaaggcctactgagatttgtacaagttttagtcaaaaatttaactggtttttatgcactttatagacatggacaaataacagttaatttgctttgcagatttgttgacatgcatatcttttgtggacaagagtaaaaagaacgttatttttgacttttaaaacaaaatatcgcagtagtctttttaaaataaaaatcttaacgattatttacggtccctgattttaATCGATTTTAAACAAGTAGATGCCATGGAAACAATATTACAGTATATCAGCACTGGTTATtcttatgtttttaaattttttatttatacttttagaTTGAAAATCAAGAATAACATTGGGCGCGTACACTGGCAACGAATAGTTGCAGGTAACTGCTTGGAAACAACCTTGTTTTCCAGTGTTTCATTATTAATTTCGTCCTTGCAGCAGGATGGCCGAtcaaagtgtgtgtgtgtgtgtgtggtatTGTGTGGTGTGTGTACGACGGCAATCTTGTTAATCCCTCCCCCTTATCAGTTAGTTGCGATTATTGATCCCCAGTCCCGGgtgatcctcctcctcctccagttcCAGTCGCGAATCCTTCCAGTCCTTCCCTCTTAAACGGCCAGTCCGAAGACCGAAACGATGCAGTACATGGTCTTGTTCTCCCAGCGCACCGTGCAGGATCCGTCGGTGTCGTTGTTCCAGTAGCAGGAGCTGGCCGTGTGCAGTCCCGCCCCGTTCTTCTGCATGATCATGGCGGTCACTATGTACTTGTAGGGCTTCTGCTCCTTGGTGAGCACCGTGAGGCAGTTCTCCACCACCTGGCCGGTCCAGTTGTTCACCTTGTCGTGCTGGTAGGCATTGCCACCGATGGTCGTCTCGATGGCCTCCTTAATCGTCTTGCTCACGTCGTCCACAATGAACTGGCTTTCTTCGCGTGAGTCATCCATTTTCACAGCTTCGATTTAGTTGTTCCCGACAGCTGGtcaaaaatatcaagttgCTGGGCTATTGTCCTTGTTGTTGTGTTTGCGGATGTGCGCGCGTTTTCGGCGTTCGTCGGCGGCGTTTGGGCtggctaaataaaatatgtcgGGAGTCTTTCTTTCGAAGGGATGTGCGAAGCCTACTCGGGTTTTATTAGGCAGTATTTTCGGGGCGTCTCGATGTGGTCAGACTGGGAGGGAGCTCACCTGGAGAAACGGTCACATTATAGCTCTGCACACTCTGCTATCGATAACTTGTTTGGAGTCTCTGCATCTTGGATAGGCTTTTACTTATTTCAAAACCTATTAATGCTCAGCTTCCAGAGGTTTCTAGAAATAATACTTCATATTAtaacaatatatataattaattgtttttaccaaaaacatcgatagtcGCCAtggaacatcgatgttttcaaaatcgATATTTCCATCGTTGCTCCCCCACCTCTAGCTTTAACTCTGGCAGAATCAACATAACGGACGTTCGCGGCgcaataaaaactgaaaataattaaattattccaTAACTTTGCTGCGACACCACTTTTAAAACCGGAGCATATCAAGGCAGACAGATATCGCTATCAAATAGCATAATTCAAAGTGATTCGAGCAGAACGTCGTTCGTAGTCGTTCGTTATGGAAAAGTGCCttggtgtgtgtgcgtgcgtataattaaacaaaagtaTTAAGAAAACGAAGTCGCATATTTTGCAATACACGCTGCGAAATAATCGAGCAATAATTGTCGCAGCTGCAGGCGCACTTCCTTCTTCTCCCGTTTCCTTtactttgttgttttttaaatcggattcGCGCTACTACATTTGCAGCTGCTGTTCAGCTATTTAGCgcgcttgtgtgtgtgtgcaggcccgctgccgttgttgttgtttttggctcACCTCTCGTTTAACCACCTTGaatgcgagcgagcgagagggtCAGAGAGGGTGGAGAAGAGTGCAAAGTTGAtgcccgtgtgtgtgtgtcacaACAAATTAGCTgcgagtgtgtgcgtgcggCATTAGTCACTCTCTTTAACTTTTAACCGCTTTTGGTCCACCTTTTTTGGGcgcatcgccatcgccaaaagacaaacaaaaaaacctaCTAAGCCAGCTTTGCGGATCGGATATTGTTGAATCGAATCGGATCGGAACGAATCGGACGTCGTCAAAAGGTTAGTTACCCGCAATTGATATTTAACCACATCACCCTGGCAACtttgcttttatttcattCCTCTATCCACATCTATTTGTATTTCCATTGAAGTTTGCACAAGCTTTTTACTTAATTGAAATTCCAGTCAAGGTcgtatttgttaattaattaaatgtttgccTGGGTGACTAGTGTGGCAAGCAGAAACTTTGCAGCTATTGTACAATACGAAAATATTGCATAAACCGATATGCTACGTTAGTTCCGACAATTTACTGGCGCCTTGGCGATAAGAAAGGGGAGGTACAGTGACATTTATGGATGAGAGACCCATTTTTTCGATAGTATTTGTGGGGGGATTTTATTGTGTAGACTGCATATTACTTtccacagagaaaaaaaacagcacATAAAATAATTCGATATTATCTGCCTCTAAGAACGTCTTTTTAATGtgtagtaaaatatttttattctatacaaaattataaaattggtcAAAATGACTGAAGctccttttctcttttttttcattaaaatagaaaacccAATTTCGGTTTCGTTTTGTCACTTTCGGGCGCAGCAGGTGTTGCATTTGCGCTTACCTCACTTTCCAGCTGACTGACTTTCGGTCGATCCTCACATGATACCCATATACCATATGGCAACTAAGCATCCCCATTTACTCTACTTTGTTCGGTGATAAAACCCTTCGCAGAACAATCTCCCTTCCGTCGAAAACAGGAAATGTTTATCGTGGtcatataagaaatattactTAAATCCCCAGTTTaatgcaatattttttaagtaccCTTTACTCGTTAAATAATGGGTATACGGAATTCTTGATCATCGTAAGATACAAAATTTCGAGGTTTCTTCTAACAACTCGTTCTAACATTCatttatgaatgaatgaaaTCATAAACCTCTCATAGGATCGAtttggcaaacaaataaatatccaataaaatctttttataacctcaaggtttaattttttgtaagtgTAGGGTTTCCACTTTTTACGACTGAATTGCAATCTACTTGAAACAAAAGATCCATTTTATAGGTCTTTCAAAAAGAACAGTGTTTTTCACTCACTACTTCTCGATGCACTTTTTAGGTGCACAAAAACGTGGGTGTGTTCGAAAGTGCTGATGTAAGCTTTCAGCTCTGATTGTATTCAACTTTGACCCACATTCGCAAGTGTCCCGCAATGAAACGCACGAGTGGATTGGAGGAGGAGAAAACCCAGACCCCACTGCAGTGATGGATTTCATCTGCAGCTACTCACATATTTCATATATTCGAACGTGCAATTTTTAGCCCGCTTTGTTTGTCTAGAATTTGTGGGCATAACACAAAACTAGATTGTAGTTCGTCTATCAATAGTTGTGTGTATGCAAATGCGCTTTTAGAACGAACTGCACGAGCTGGAAGAGAAAACACAAAGTATGACGAACAGGGAAACGTGCTGACAATGTTGAATGGTGCAGTGGATTTTGCCAGCTTTTATTTCACCTATTTTAGTTCTTTCCATTCCTTTTTGTTCTACAGACAGAAGGAAAATCATGAGTTAAATTCGAAAAAACCCGTTTTCAGCATTTGGCTTTCGCCATATGTCTTCGCTCCGGCTTTTTCCGGTCTCCCATATACGATTTTTCGCCAGAGACTTTCGGGTCTTTTGTTAAGTATGCTGATTCGGGAAGctgttttatttcattttggccATTTGCTTAAAGCGCCAAATTTGCTGATCAAATATTTACCAGCCATGTGTATATTTGAATAGATTGTTGTCGCACCAGATTCAAGCTGTATCCACAAGCGTtcgttaaaaaatcaaattaatatttaacccTCTGACGATAAAGAGTTCTTATTATTCGAGAGACTGCCCGCTAAGAGATCCCCAGAGCTCAATAAACCTTAACCTCAAAGACCCATACAAAGCATGGCTCTGTTTCCATCCATCTCCATTGCTCTTCCTTATCGCACTTGATGTAAATTGAATGATTTCGGCTTTGTTCTCTCACTAATTTGCTTTAATTGCATGAATGCATTCTGAGCACGTTTTTCTCGGTTCTTCTTTGCATTACGTTATATTGGGAAGGTTTAAAAgagccaaataaaaaaaattattaaaacaaccCAAAAATTGAGGCGTTTTTTTAGTTAAGTTCATTTAACTTGTCAGGCCTGGCATTAAATTCAATTGACTTCGGCGCGTTGCCTTCGTTTTGTTGTTCATCTGATGAGGGAGCTTTTGTTGCCTCTGCTCCCGTTTGCTATTTTTACGCTACACATCAAGaaatgtttacattttaaaatgaattccataatttgcaatataaatatacatttgtTTCAGCatgctaaataatgaaaacgaattttaattgaaactgATTTTAGTAGCAAAGTCAgaacaacatatttttatccACATTAATTTCTTTCTACTAAAGTAAACTGAATAAAATTCGTCCGGAAAGTAAAATTTCATTACTCATTACTCCAAAGTTTTTAAAGATTATATTCTGAAACGAACACCACTTATTTCTTAAAAGAAAAGTATTCCACGTTGACtcaaaaagcaaatatttttacaaaacgtcactaaataaatacataaaaactacaaaatttgacatttaaatgaatttgaattttaacatTGAAATACATCAAACTAAAACTGGTGTTTTTGCCAGCGATTTTATCAATGTGAATGTGACTTAAAAACGTGACGagtagaaaaactttctttaactttaatgtaggttttaaaatgatat
This portion of the Drosophila takahashii strain IR98-3 E-12201 chromosome 3R, DtakHiC1v2, whole genome shotgun sequence genome encodes:
- the Polr1E gene encoding uncharacterized protein Polr1E, with the translated sequence MADEIQIDTVCDHQRDEHLPTMMKFQNGTLLGTGDFCVVEGTTDRKKRAMVEAGQQVYTGDLQDSQEYDTYICLRNKTTNKVQIVPVQQALMSNHIYKQLERKGQRAPMLSKEHASKKLLKEFGGRKASRFVDNREQMKVNVEVVRQDLDETVKLSTTLNGDEEDDSLADVSVSNEEYLASIVPKFDKEATELDGVYDVKHLMPSGLLERLDEEAKVVFSTPAQDLPIKSEYLKTCLARIQEKAVPSKQDFLHIKLIIYMDALQSLIALRSRQMQRAELSGITEKIENDIRHRFADPNVAKRGTRTNFSSEKALTHFIVMALLISEKYEVDINVLSRALATSKDRIKQYAHIVNALPKSRSDILSLRLPSKVPALKLARRFQRKK
- the LOC108068445 gene encoding uncharacterized protein — translated: MFYFVFNFLILVILSRISQQGDDFTTPSSAWLEYQRERFGINNPALVSSTKAPTPSVVVVTPKVETTSRKHSSTPPENASQESGEEETTEQPSDDEGLETPSIQGFFKFLKTMQNTWIKKSALTFGKKIKLLQNLRDNLMRLIEQQFAVLWQPPERKRRRRRGLLDDSDIDFPPEAAIMSINFLTFAVFLIKLVMQVVKIVKSKHYSLSGFTFTPETVRRP
- the PKD gene encoding serine/threonine-protein kinase D1 isoform X2 encodes the protein MVLRIPHTFMVHTYGIPTVCQLCKKLLKGLFKQGLQCRDCQYNTHKKCLDKVPHDCTGEAQLSQLQIQAGAKERDNFFREEFDDSDCDEGSSDYGKYKSAMSSSAGVNLVAGRPREAPKALTNAHNSPPELVNGGLGDDSSGGGGETSKSSSDGQSEQSQSSTSSSPSANIPLMRIVQSVKHTKKRGGQALKEGWLVHYTSLDKAVKRYYWRLDSKTITLFVSEQGSKYHKELPLAELLSIETHLGDPRPESNYCFELRLPNLSYFVGQDPQVGAKEEQAVRLPPPDSGIGSDIAKSWETSIRQAFMHVNNTQCCESEEQVQDMGQLYQIFPDEVLGSGQFGVVYGGVHKKTQREVAIKVIDKLRFPTKQEAQLKNEVAILQNISHFGVVNLERMFETPERIFVVMEKLKGDMLEMILSHARGRLSERVTKFLITQILIALKYLHSQNIVHCDLKPENVLLSSDAEFPQVKLCDFGYARIIGEKSFRRSVVGTPAYLAPEVLRNKGYNRSLDMWSVGVIIYVSLSGTFPFNEEEDINDQIQNAAFMYPPNPWKEISSNAIDLINNLLQVKQRKRYTVDKSLLHYWLQDKQTYRDLRTLETQVGGGRYLTHEADDLRWDCAGDM
- the Dlc90F gene encoding dynein light chain Tctex-type, whose product is MDDSREESQFIVDDVSKTIKEAIETTIGGNAYQHDKVNNWTGQVVENCLTVLTKEQKPYKYIVTAMIMQKNGAGLHTASSCYWNNDTDGSCTVRWENKTMYCIVSVFGLAV